In Mustela nigripes isolate SB6536 chromosome 2, MUSNIG.SB6536, whole genome shotgun sequence, a single window of DNA contains:
- the LOC132010399 gene encoding uncharacterized protein LOC132010399: MAPTFYHHWPEPVTEKSASMEQSQWWGWKWLSIGLTLLAPALFVALIVFAVRANSKACKEGLLAEQECRNVTRLLELQLAQTRQHLLGAKDEATTCNQTVVNLSASLEMEKAQGLEQLRGREELQREVEKLKKQLQDASEEVERLRKEKEAWSKEGDPSFSSSSKSLGPWMVPMCLFLGLTALLPRLASGGGPAPPNRLGKPRWAGRSRGCPWRPKVPIKYSWLSGARAVDGGMAELGPEPGRAWRVLALCGAAVFLAAAAAGAALLAWNLASSTSRGPRCPEPGANATAPSEDLAPELEELRRRLAEATQHKEALARQLDQANGVGRELEEALRACQGRQSRLQTQLMTLKTEIEEAKAQGTQMGAENGALTEALARWEAAAMESARRLDEAQQRARAAEAEAEACAAREATLRERAKALEAELGPQRKVPQPRSRSVSRPRPSPRSRSRPGPSGGCRRPARRARGHEDLRSSPGSRVTWKGHVSLVGPSLPCL; the protein is encoded by the exons ATGGCACCAACTTTTTACCATCATTGGCCTGAGCCCGTGACTGAAAAATCAGCGTCCATGGAGCAAAGTCAGTGGTGGGGGTGGAAGTGGCTGAGCATTGGCCTAACCTTGCTGGCACCGGCTCTGTTTGTGGCCCTGATCGTCTTTGCCGTCAGAGCCAACAGCAAAGCTTGCAAAGAGGGCCTCCTAGCAGAGCAGGAGTGTCGCAATGTCACCCGCCTCCTGGAACTCCAGCTAGCCCAAACCCGGCAACACTTACTGGGGGCGAAGGACGAGGCTACCACCTGCAACCAGACTGTG GTGAACCTTTCCGCTTCCCTGGAAATGGAGAAGGCCCAGGGTCTGGAGCAGctcaggggaagagaggagcttCAGC GAGAGGTTGAGAAATTGAAGAAGCAGCTGCAGGACGCTTCGGAGGAGGTGGAACGACTCAG aaaagagaaggaagcctgGAGCAAGGAAGGGGACCCCAGCTTCAGCAGCTCCTCGAAGTCACTCGGCCCCTGGATGGTCCCCATGTGCCTGTTCCTGGGCCTCACTGCTCTGCTG CCTAGGCTGGCCTCTGGCGGGGGTCCAGCCCCTCCCAACAGACTCGGGAAGCCACGGTGGGCGGGGCGGAGCCGTGGGTGTCCCTGGCGCCCCAAGGTGCCAATTAAATACTCGTGGCTGTCTGGAGCCAGAGCTGTGGACGGCGGCATGGCCGAGCTGGGGCCAGAGCCGGGACGCGCGTGGAGGGTGctagccctatgtggggctgcgGTGTTCCTGGCGGCGGCAGCAGCTGGGGCGGCCCTGCTGGCCTGGAACCTGGCCTCCTCGACCTCCCGGGGACCTCGCTGCCCAGAGCCAGGGGCCAATGCCACGGCGCCCTCCGAGGACCTGGCGCCTGAGCTCGAAGAACTGCGGCGACGGCTGGCAGAGGCTACCCAGCACAAGGAGGCTCTGGCCAGGCAGCTGGACCAGGCCAACGGAGTCGGACGGGAGCTGGAGGAGGCACTAAGGGCCTGTCAGGGCCGTCAG AGCCGGCTTCAAACCCAACTGATGACCCTGAAGACTGAGATTGAAGAGGCCAAGGCACAGGGGACCCAGATGGGGGCTGAGAACGGGGCACTCACAG AAGCCCTGGCACGCTGGGAGGCGGCAGCCATGGAGTCTGCGCGGAGGCTGGACGAGGCACAGCAACGCGCACGCGCGGCCGAGGCCGAAGCCGAAGCTTGCGCAGCCCGGGAAGCGACGCTGCGCGAACGCGC GAAAGCCCTGGAAGCCGAGTTGGGCCCCCAGCGCAAAGTGCCGCAACCCCGATCCCGCTCCGTGTCACGACCCCGACCCAGCCCCCGTTCGCGCTCTCGCCCAGGACCCTCTGGGGGCTGCCGGAGGCCAGCGCGGCGCGCACGAGG ACATGAAGACTTACGGTCCAGCCCTGGCTCAAGAGTGACCTGGAAAGGTCACGTCTCCCTTGTGGGCCCCAGTTTACCTTGTCTGTAA